The nucleotide window GGGGCTGGCACGCGTCCCGGACGAGGCAGGACCGAAAGGCGTGCTCCGGCACGTCGGCGGGCTCGAGATCGCGGCGATGGCGGGTGCATTTGCGATAGCTCCTGCGCTCGGCCTCGTCGCTGTCGTGGACGGGTTCGTCGCGACGGCCGCGGCAGCGGTCGCGGTCCGGCACGACCCCGCCGTGGCGGGGCACCTCGTCGCGGGCCACGTCTCGGCCGAGGCCGCCCACCGGCGGGCGCTCGCCGCCCTCGACCTGGAGCCGGTCCTCGACCTCGGGATGCGCCTCGGCGAGGGAACCGGCGGCGTCCTCGCACTCCCCATTCTCCGCGCCGCCTGCGCCGTCCTCTGCGAGATGGCGACGCTCGACGAAGCCCTCGCGCTTGGCGCACCCGCTTCTGAACCCACAGCCTCGTGAGCGACGCCGAGACCTTCCGCCCGCCCGCTCTCGACCCACCGCCCTCAACCGGCTGGCGGGGCGTCGCCCGCGTCCCGCTGACGGCCGTGATGTTCCTGACCCGGCTCCCGTGCCCGGCCTGGGTCGGCCACGACGCCCCGACGCTGTCGCGCTCGGCGGTCTACTTTCCCGCCGTCGGCGCGCTCGTCGGCGGGTTCGGGGCGGCGGCGTATGGCCTGGCCTCGCTCGCCTTCGCGCCGGCGTTTGCAGCGGCGGCAGCGCTCGCGGCGACGGTGTGGCTTACGGGGGCGTTCCACGAAGACGCCCTCGGCGACACGTTCGATGGGTTCGGCGGCGGCTGGCAGCCGGACGAGATCCTCCGCATCATGCGCGACAGCCGGCTCGGGACGTACGGGACGGTGGCGCTTGTGATCACGCTTGGTGCCCGGTGGATGGCCCTCGCCAGCCTCGCCCCGCCAGCGATCCTCGGCGCGCTCATCGGGGCGCACGCCCTCGCCCGGTGGACGGCGCTCCCGCTCATCCTGTGGCTCCCATACGTCCGCGAGACCGGGACGGGCAAGCCGTTCGCGGCGAGCATGACGCCGGGCCGGCTCGTCGTCGGGAGCGCGCTCGCGCTCGGGCTGGCGGCGCTCGCGCTCGGGTGGGCGCTCGTCCCGGTCGGCCTGACGGTCGCCTGCGTCACGCTCGTCGGCGGGTGGTACTCGCGTTCGAGGATCGGGGGGATGACGGGCGACGTGCTCGGGGCCGTCAACGGGCTTTCGGAGCTGGCGGTCTACCTCGTCCTCCTCGGCGACTGGTCCGGCGCTTGGGGACGGATAGCCGCGCTCGTGGGGGGACTGACGTGAGCGTGCTCCACCTCGTCCGCCACCTGCCCGCCGCCGGTGCCGAGGGCCGCGCCATTGGGCGGACCGACCTTCCGCTCGCGGACGCCACGAGCGTGACTCGGCTTGCTGAAGCATGGCCGCACCCGCCACCTGCCCGCCTCGTGGCGAGTCCGCTCGCGCGGGCACAGCAGACGGCCGCCGCGCTCGCCGAGGCGTGGGGGCTGCCGGTCGAGACGGAGCCGGCGCTCGCCGAGGTGGATTTTGGCCGGTGGGACGGCAAGACGTGGGAGGAGATCGAGCGTACCGACGGCGATGCGCTCGCGGCGTGGATGGCCGACTGGACCCGGACGCCCGCACCCGGCGGCGAGTCGTTCGCCGATGTCGAGGCCCGGGCCGAGGCATGGCTCGACGCGCTCAACGCGCAGGGCGAGACCGTCGCTGTCGCCCACGCCGGGCCGATCCGGGCGGTGCTCGTC belongs to Bacteroidota bacterium and includes:
- the cobS gene encoding adenosylcobinamide-GDP ribazoletransferase, which produces MSDAETFRPPALDPPPSTGWRGVARVPLTAVMFLTRLPCPAWVGHDAPTLSRSAVYFPAVGALVGGFGAAAYGLASLAFAPAFAAAAALAATVWLTGAFHEDALGDTFDGFGGGWQPDEILRIMRDSRLGTYGTVALVITLGARWMALASLAPPAILGALIGAHALARWTALPLILWLPYVRETGTGKPFAASMTPGRLVVGSALALGLAALALGWALVPVGLTVACVTLVGGWYSRSRIGGMTGDVLGAVNGLSELAVYLVLLGDWSGAWGRIAALVGGLT
- a CDS encoding histidine phosphatase family protein, with protein sequence MSVLHLVRHLPAAGAEGRAIGRTDLPLADATSVTRLAEAWPHPPPARLVASPLARAQQTAAALAEAWGLPVETEPALAEVDFGRWDGKTWEEIERTDGDALAAWMADWTRTPAPGGESFADVEARAEAWLDALNAQGETVAVAHAGPIRAVLVRLLGLDAGYAFRLAVAHGALTTVRLAPPELLVLNRPL